Proteins from a genomic interval of Streptococcus sp. D7B5:
- a CDS encoding class IIb bacteriocin, lactobin A/cerein 7B family: MTNFDNMEQNFVALTEEELTDVNGGAWPIVAWVIANPVTAAKIAGGITAAGIAGYNYVTGRW; the protein is encoded by the coding sequence ATGACAAACTTTGACAACATGGAACAGAACTTTGTAGCTCTTACGGAAGAAGAGTTGACGGATGTGAATGGGGGAGCATGGCCGATTGTAGCTTGGGTGATTGCTAATCCTGTGACAGCAGCTAAAATTGCTGGTGGAATTACTGCAGCAGGAATTGCAGGTTATAATTATGTGACGGGTAGATGGTAA
- a CDS encoding acyl carrier protein, translating to MTEKEIFDRIVTIIQERQGEDFAVTEALSLKDDLDADSVDLMEFVLTLEDEFGIEITDEEIDQLQSVADVVAIIKDKK from the coding sequence ATGACAGAAAAAGAAATTTTTGACCGTATTGTAACCATTATCCAAGAGAGACAGGGAGAAGACTTTGCCGTAACAGAAGCCTTAAGTTTGAAAGACGATCTAGATGCGGACTCAGTGGATTTGATGGAGTTTGTCTTGACACTAGAAGACGAATTTGGTATCGAAATCACTGATGAGGAAATCGATCAACTTCAAAGTGTAGCGGATGTAGTAGCGATTATTAAAGATAAAAAATAG
- the comB gene encoding competence pheromone export protein ComB, protein MKSEFLESAEFYNRRYHNFSSRVILPMSLLLMFLLGFAVFAEKEISLSTRATVEPSRIIANIQSTSNQRIVANYLEENKLVKQGELLVQYQQGAEAVQVEAYASQLEMLKDQKKQLGYLQSSLKEGSDQFPEADKFGYQEMFRDYLSQASSLRSNVSQQNASISSQNAAASQSQAEIGNLISQTEDKIRDYKTAKSAIEKGDQLDSQNPAYSFYQTYKNQGEEDPQAKSQVIAQVDAQIAQLESSLATYRVQYAGSGAQQAHATGLDSQLESLKSQHLVKVGQELTLLDQKILEAESGKKVQGGLLDKGKITASEDGVLHLNPETSDSTMVAEGTLLAQLYPSLEKEGKTKLTAYLSSKDVARVKIGDSVRYTTTNDAKNQIFLDSTITSIDATATKTEKGNFFKIEAETHLTSEQAEKLRYGLEGRLQMITGKKSYLRYFWDQFLNKG, encoded by the coding sequence ATGAAATCAGAATTTTTAGAAAGTGCGGAGTTTTATAATCGTCGTTACCATAATTTTTCCAGTCGGGTGATTTTACCTATGTCACTTCTGCTCATGTTTTTACTGGGATTTGCAGTTTTTGCAGAGAAAGAGATTAGTTTGTCTACCAGAGCGACTGTCGAACCTAGTCGGATCATTGCCAATATCCAGTCGACTAGCAATCAACGCATTGTGGCAAATTATCTGGAAGAAAACAAACTAGTCAAGCAGGGGGAACTCCTCGTTCAGTACCAGCAAGGTGCGGAAGCTGTCCAGGTTGAGGCATATGCCAGTCAATTGGAGATGTTAAAGGATCAAAAAAAGCAGTTGGGGTATTTGCAATCCAGTTTGAAAGAGGGGAGTGATCAATTTCCAGAGGCGGATAAGTTTGGTTATCAGGAGATGTTTCGAGACTATCTCAGCCAAGCTAGTAGTCTTAGGAGTAATGTTTCTCAGCAAAATGCCAGCATCTCCTCTCAAAATGCGGCAGCAAGTCAGAGCCAGGCCGAGATTGGCAATCTTATCAGTCAAACAGAGGATAAAATTCGAGACTATAAAACAGCAAAGTCAGCGATTGAAAAGGGAGATCAACTGGATAGTCAGAATCCAGCCTACTCTTTTTATCAGACCTATAAAAATCAAGGTGAAGAAGATCCGCAAGCTAAATCGCAGGTTATTGCGCAAGTGGATGCACAAATTGCTCAGCTAGAGTCCAGTCTAGCTACGTATCGTGTACAGTATGCGGGTTCTGGAGCTCAACAGGCTCATGCAACGGGACTGGATAGTCAACTGGAATCGCTCAAATCTCAGCACTTAGTCAAAGTCGGTCAGGAATTAACTCTTTTGGATCAGAAAATTTTGGAGGCGGAATCGGGTAAGAAGGTACAGGGAGGTCTCCTAGATAAAGGGAAGATTACAGCAAGTGAGGATGGGGTGCTTCACCTCAATCCTGAGACTAGTGATTCTACCATGGTCGCAGAAGGAACCCTGCTAGCCCAACTCTACCCATCCTTGGAAAAAGAAGGGAAAACCAAACTCACAGCTTATCTCAGTTCAAAAGATGTTGCTAGAGTCAAGATTGGGGACTCTGTTCGTTATACTACGACTAATGATGCGAAGAATCAAATTTTCCTGGATTCTACGATTACAAGTATCGATGCGACAGCTACAAAGACTGAAAAAGGGAATTTCTTTAAAATTGAGGCGGAGACCCATCTGACTTCTGAGCAGGCTGAAAAACTTCGCTATGGTTTAGAAGGCCGCCTGCAGATGATTACGGGAAAGAAAAGCTATCTCCGTTATTTTTGGGATCAATTTTTGAATAAAGGGTAA
- a CDS encoding bacteriocin immunity protein: MKVVQLLGKAWLETTVLFSSIAYLIIRIVADVNKINLPTWFESFDIPTISLFLVVFILLYRGQGERKGE; encoded by the coding sequence ATGAAAGTTGTTCAATTACTAGGAAAAGCTTGGCTAGAGACCACTGTATTATTTAGCTCGATAGCTTATCTAATTATTAGAATCGTAGCTGATGTAAACAAAATAAATCTACCTACATGGTTTGAATCTTTTGATATACCTACGATCTCCTTGTTTTTAGTGGTATTTATTTTACTGTATCGGGGCCAAGGAGAAAGAAAAGGAGAATAG
- a CDS encoding phosphoribosylformylglycinamidine synthase, translating into MDKRIFVEKKADFQVKSESLVRELQHNLGLSTLKSIRIVQVYDVLDLAEDLFAPAEKHIFSEQVTDHVLDESAVQADLANYAFFAIESLPGQFDQRAASSQEALLLLGSSSDVTVNTAQLYLVNKDIDATELEAVKNYLLNPVDSRFKDITTGIAKQEFSESDKTIPKLTFFESYTAEDFARYKAEQGMAMEVDDLLFIQDYFKSIGRVPTETELKVLDTYWSDHCRHTTFETELKQIDFSASKFQKQLQATYDKYIAMREELGRSEKPQTLMDMATIFGRYERANGRLDDMEVSDEINACSVEIEVDVDGVKEPWLLMFKNETHNHPTEIEPFGGAATCIGGAIRDPLSGRSYVYQAMRISGAGDITAPISETRAGKLPQQVISKTAAHGYSSYGNQIGLATTYVREYFHPGFVAKRMELGAVVGAAPKGNVVREKPEAGDVIILLGGKTGRDGVGGATGSSKVQTVESVETAGAEVQKGNAIEERKIQRLFRNGDVTRLIKKSNDFGAGGVCVAIGELADGLEIDLNKVPLKYQGLNGTEIAISESQERMAVVVRPQDVAAFVAECNKENIDAVVVATVTEKPNLVMHWNGETIVDLERRFLDTNGVRVVVDAKVVDKDVKLPEERTTSADTLEADTLAVLSDLNHASQKGLQTIFDCSVGRSTVNHPLGGRYQLTPTEASVQKLPVQHGVTHTASVMAQGFNPYVAEWSPYHGAVYAVIEATARLVAAGANWSKARFSYQEYFERMDKQAERFGQPVAALLGSIEAQIQLGLPSIGGKDSMSGTFEELTVPPTLVAFGVTTADSRKVLSPEFKTAGENIYYIPGQALSAEIDFDLIKSNFAKFEGIQKAHKVTSASAVKYGGVLESLALATFGNHIGAEVTLPELEIALTAQLGGFVFTSPEEIAGVKKIGQTSADFTLVVNGVKLDGQKLDSAFQGKLEEVYPTEFAQAKELEEVPAVASDAVIKAKETIEKPVVYIPVFPGTNSEYDSVKAFEKEGAEVNLVPFVTLNEEAIVKSVETMVDNIGKANILFFAGGFSAADEPDGSAKFIVNILLNEKVRVAIDSFIARGGLIIGICNGFQALVKSGLLPYGNFEDANSTSPTLFYNDANQHVAKMVETRIANTNSPWLAGVQVGDIHAIPVSHGEGKFVVTAEEFAELRDNGQIFSQYVDFDGKPSMDSKYNPNGSVNAIEGITSKNGQIIGKMGHSERYEDGLFQNIPGNKDQHLFASAVRYFTGK; encoded by the coding sequence ATGGATAAACGTATTTTTGTTGAGAAAAAGGCTGATTTTCAGGTTAAATCAGAGAGTTTGGTAAGGGAGCTCCAGCACAACTTGGGACTGTCAACTTTGAAAAGTATTCGCATTGTGCAAGTTTATGATGTCTTAGATTTGGCAGAGGACTTGTTTGCACCTGCGGAAAAACACATCTTCTCTGAGCAGGTAACAGACCATGTCTTGGATGAATCAGCCGTGCAGGCGGACCTTGCTAACTATGCTTTCTTTGCCATTGAAAGCCTGCCAGGACAGTTTGACCAGCGTGCAGCTTCTTCACAGGAAGCCTTGCTTTTACTGGGAAGTTCAAGTGATGTAACAGTCAACACAGCCCAGCTTTACTTGGTCAATAAGGATATTGATGCGACTGAGTTGGAAGCAGTCAAGAACTACTTGCTCAACCCAGTTGATTCTCGTTTCAAGGACATCACGACAGGGATTGCCAAGCAGGAATTTTCAGAGTCGGACAAGACCATTCCTAAATTGACTTTCTTTGAAAGTTATACGGCAGAAGACTTTGCTCGCTACAAGGCCGAGCAAGGGATGGCAATGGAAGTGGATGATTTGCTCTTTATCCAAGACTATTTCAAGTCAATCGGGCGCGTGCCAACTGAGACAGAGCTCAAGGTTTTGGACACTTACTGGTCTGACCACTGCCGTCACACGACTTTTGAGACAGAGTTGAAACAGATTGATTTCTCAGCTTCTAAATTCCAAAAGCAATTGCAAGCGACTTATGACAAGTATATTGCCATGCGTGAGGAACTAGGTCGGTCTGAAAAGCCACAAACCTTGATGGATATGGCGACTATTTTCGGTCGTTATGAGCGTGCTAATGGTCGTTTGGACGATATGGAAGTGTCTGACGAAATCAATGCCTGCTCGGTTGAAATCGAAGTGGATGTTGATGGTGTCAAGGAACCTTGGCTCCTTATGTTCAAAAACGAAACCCACAACCACCCAACGGAAATTGAACCATTTGGTGGCGCGGCTACTTGTATCGGTGGCGCCATTCGTGACCCGTTGTCAGGGCGTTCCTACGTTTACCAAGCTATGCGTATCTCAGGTGCTGGTGACATTACAGCGCCGATTTCAGAAACGCGCGCTGGGAAATTGCCACAACAAGTCATTTCGAAAACAGCGGCTCATGGTTATTCTTCGTATGGTAACCAAATTGGTCTGGCGACGACTTACGTTCGTGAATACTTCCACCCAGGTTTTGTAGCCAAACGCATGGAGCTTGGTGCCGTTGTTGGTGCTGCTCCTAAGGGCAATGTAGTCCGTGAGAAACCGGAAGCGGGAGATGTCATTATCCTGCTCGGTGGCAAGACTGGACGTGATGGTGTCGGTGGTGCGACAGGTTCTTCTAAGGTTCAAACAGTTGAGTCTGTAGAGACTGCTGGAGCTGAGGTTCAAAAAGGGAATGCCATCGAAGAACGCAAGATCCAACGCCTTTTCCGTAATGGCGATGTCACTCGTCTCATCAAGAAGTCCAATGACTTTGGAGCAGGTGGTGTCTGTGTGGCTATCGGTGAATTGGCAGATGGTCTTGAAATTGACCTTAACAAGGTTCCTCTTAAATACCAAGGTTTGAACGGTACAGAAATTGCCATTTCTGAATCTCAAGAACGGATGGCAGTTGTGGTGCGTCCTCAAGACGTAGCTGCCTTCGTTGCGGAATGTAATAAAGAAAATATTGATGCTGTTGTTGTGGCAACAGTGACTGAAAAACCAAATCTTGTCATGCACTGGAATGGTGAAACGATTGTCGACTTGGAACGCCGTTTCCTTGATACAAACGGTGTGCGTGTAGTCGTTGATGCCAAGGTTGTGGACAAGGATGTCAAACTCCCAGAAGAACGCACAACAAGTGCTGACACACTTGAAGCAGATACCCTTGCGGTTCTGTCTGATCTCAACCATGCGAGTCAAAAAGGTTTACAAACTATCTTTGACTGCTCGGTCGGTCGTTCAACGGTCAATCACCCACTTGGTGGTCGCTACCAACTCACACCAACTGAGGCATCTGTGCAGAAATTGCCAGTTCAACACGGTGTGACTCACACTGCGTCTGTCATGGCGCAAGGATTCAATCCATACGTGGCAGAATGGTCTCCATATCATGGCGCTGTCTATGCGGTTATCGAAGCGACTGCTCGTCTGGTTGCTGCTGGTGCAAACTGGTCTAAGGCTCGCTTCTCTTACCAAGAGTATTTCGAGCGGATGGACAAACAAGCTGAGCGTTTCGGTCAGCCAGTAGCAGCTCTCCTAGGCTCTATCGAAGCACAAATCCAGCTTGGTTTGCCATCTATCGGTGGTAAGGACTCCATGTCTGGTACTTTTGAAGAATTGACTGTACCGCCAACCTTGGTTGCCTTTGGAGTGACAACAGCAGATAGCCGTAAGGTGCTCTCTCCTGAGTTCAAGACTGCTGGTGAAAATATCTACTACATCCCAGGTCAAGCTCTTTCTGCAGAGATTGATTTTGACTTGATTAAGTCTAATTTTGCCAAGTTTGAAGGCATTCAAAAGGCTCACAAAGTAACATCTGCATCAGCTGTTAAATACGGAGGTGTCCTTGAAAGCTTGGCACTTGCTACCTTTGGGAACCATATTGGTGCAGAGGTGACCTTGCCTGAACTTGAAATAGCCTTGACAGCTCAATTAGGCGGATTTGTCTTCACATCTCCTGAAGAAATCGCTGGAGTGAAGAAAATCGGTCAAACAAGCGCAGACTTTACACTCGTTGTCAACGGTGTGAAGTTAGATGGACAGAAACTTGACAGTGCCTTCCAAGGGAAACTGGAAGAAGTTTACCCCACTGAATTTGCCCAAGCTAAAGAATTGGAAGAAGTGCCAGCTGTCGCTTCTGACGCAGTCATCAAAGCCAAGGAAACTATTGAAAAACCGGTGGTTTACATCCCAGTATTCCCAGGAACCAACTCAGAATATGACTCAGTTAAGGCCTTTGAAAAAGAAGGTGCAGAGGTTAACTTGGTGCCATTCGTGACCTTGAATGAAGAGGCTATTGTCAAGTCAGTTGAAACTATGGTTGACAATATCGGCAAGGCTAATATCCTTTTCTTCGCGGGTGGTTTCTCAGCTGCGGATGAGCCGGATGGATCAGCTAAGTTTATCGTCAACATCCTGCTCAATGAAAAAGTGCGTGTAGCTATTGATAGCTTTATCGCTCGTGGTGGCTTGATTATCGGTATCTGTAATGGGTTCCAGGCCTTGGTCAAATCAGGTCTTCTTCCATACGGGAACTTCGAGGATGCTAACAGTACTAGCCCAACCCTCTTCTACAATGATGCCAACCAGCACGTGGCTAAGATGGTGGAAACTCGAATTGCCAATACCAACTCGCCATGGTTGGCTGGAGTGCAAGTGGGCGATATCCATGCCATCCCAGTATCGCACGGTGAAGGGAAGTTTGTTGTGACGGCCGAGGAATTTGCGGAGCTCCGCGACAATGGCCAAATCTTTAGCCAATACGTTGACTTTGACGGCAAACCAAGTATGGATTCTAAGTACAATCCGAATGGTTCTGTAAATGCCATCGAAGGAATTACCAGCAAGAATGGTCAAATCATCGGTAAGATGGGACACTCAGAACGTTATGAAGACGGTCTTTTCCAAAACATCCCAGGAAATAAAGACCAGCACCTGTTTGCGTCGGCTGTACGTTATTTCACAGGGAAATAA
- the purC gene encoding phosphoribosylaminoimidazolesuccinocarboxamide synthase, with protein MSKQLIYSGKAKDIYTTEDENLIISTYKDQATAFNGVKKEQIAGKGVLNNQISSFIFEKLNAAGVATHFVEKLSDTEQLNKKVEIIPLEVVLRNYTAGSFSKRFGVEEGIAFETPIVEFYYKNDDLDDPFINDEHVKFLKIADDQQIAYLKEETRRINELLKAWFAEIGLKLIDFKLEFGFDKDGKIILADEFSPDNCRLWDADGNHMDKDVFRRGLGELTDVYEIVWEKLQELK; from the coding sequence ATGTCAAAACAACTGATCTATTCGGGAAAAGCCAAGGATATCTATACAACTGAGGATGAAAATCTCATTATTTCAACTTACAAGGACCAAGCAACTGCCTTCAACGGTGTCAAGAAGGAGCAGATTGCGGGCAAGGGAGTGTTAAATAATCAGATTTCATCTTTTATTTTTGAGAAATTAAATGCGGCTGGTGTAGCGACTCATTTTGTGGAGAAACTTTCAGACACGGAACAACTCAATAAAAAGGTGGAGATTATTCCTTTGGAAGTTGTGCTCCGCAACTACACGGCTGGTTCCTTTTCAAAACGTTTTGGCGTAGAAGAAGGTATCGCATTTGAGACTCCAATTGTCGAATTTTACTATAAAAATGACGATTTGGATGATCCTTTTATCAATGATGAGCATGTGAAATTCCTAAAAATTGCGGATGACCAGCAGATTGCTTACTTGAAGGAAGAGACGCGTCGTATCAATGAGCTTTTGAAAGCTTGGTTTGCTGAGATTGGCCTTAAATTGATTGACTTTAAGCTAGAGTTCGGTTTTGACAAGGATGGCAAGATTATCTTGGCAGACGAGTTTTCACCAGATAACTGCCGTTTGTGGGATGCAGATGGCAACCACATGGACAAGGATGTTTTTCGTAGGGGATTGGGAGAACTAACCGACGTTTATGAGATTGTCTGGGAGAAATTGCAGGAATTGAAATAA
- the comA gene encoding peptide cleavage/export ABC transporter ComA produces the protein MKFRKRHYRPQVDQMDCGVASLAMIFGYYGSYYSLAHLRELAKTTMDGTTALGLVKVAQEIGFETRAIKADMTLFDLPDLTFPFVAHVLKEGKLLHYYVVIGQDKKHIHIADPDPGVKLTKISRERFAQEWTGVSLFMAPSPNYKPHREKKQGLLSFLPILFKQRGLIANIVLATLLVTLINIVGSYYLQSIIDSYVPDQMRSTLGIISIGLVIVYILQQILSYAQEYLLLVLGQRLSIDVILSYIKHVFHLPMSFFATRRTGEIVSRFTDANSIIDALASTILSIFLDVSTILIISLVLFSQNMTLFFISLLALPIYTVIIFAFMKPFEKMNRDTMEANAVLSSSIIEDINGIETVKSLTSESQRYQKIDKEFVAYLKKSFAYSRAESQQKALKKVAQLLLNVAVLWLGAILVMDGKMSLGQLITYNTLLVYFTNPLENIINLQTKLQTAQVANNRLNEVYLVASEFEEKKTVEDLSMMKGEMTFKQVHYKYGYGRDVLSDINLTIPQGSKIAFVGISGSGKTTLAKMMVNFYDPSQGEISLGGVNLNQIDKKALRQYINYLPQQPYVFNGTILENLLLGAKEGTTQEDILRAVELAEIREDIERMPLNYQTELTSDGAGISGGQRQRIALARALLTDAPVLILDEATSSLDILTEKRIVDNLMTLDKTLIFIAHRLTIAERTEKVVVLDQGKIVEEGTPADLLAQDGFYAHLVNS, from the coding sequence ATGAAATTTAGGAAAAGGCACTATCGTCCCCAGGTGGATCAGATGGATTGTGGCGTGGCTTCCTTGGCTATGATCTTTGGTTACTACGGTAGTTATTACTCCTTGGCTCATCTAAGAGAACTAGCTAAGACGACCATGGATGGGACGACGGCTTTGGGCTTGGTCAAGGTGGCACAGGAAATTGGTTTTGAAACGCGAGCTATCAAGGCGGATATGACGCTCTTTGATCTGCCAGATTTGACCTTTCCTTTTGTGGCTCATGTGCTCAAGGAAGGGAAATTGCTCCACTATTATGTGGTGATAGGTCAGGATAAAAAGCACATTCATATCGCTGATCCGGATCCTGGTGTCAAGCTGACTAAGATTTCCCGTGAGCGATTTGCGCAAGAATGGACAGGAGTCAGTCTCTTTATGGCTCCGTCTCCAAACTATAAACCCCACAGGGAGAAAAAACAAGGACTCTTATCCTTCTTGCCAATCTTGTTCAAACAGCGGGGCTTGATTGCTAATATCGTTTTGGCAACACTTTTGGTAACCCTGATCAATATCGTGGGCTCCTACTATCTGCAGTCCATCATTGATAGTTACGTACCAGACCAGATGCGTTCGACCTTGGGCATCATCTCAATAGGACTAGTCATCGTCTATATTCTCCAGCAGATTTTGTCTTATGCGCAGGAATACCTCTTACTTGTTCTGGGTCAACGGTTGTCCATCGATGTGATTTTGTCCTACATCAAGCATGTTTTTCATCTGCCGATGTCCTTTTTCGCGACACGCAGGACAGGAGAAATCGTGTCTCGTTTCACGGATGCTAACAGTATCATTGACGCGCTAGCTTCGACCATTCTGTCGATTTTCCTAGATGTGTCGACGATTTTGATTATCTCGCTTGTCTTGTTTTCACAAAATATGACGCTCTTTTTCATTAGTCTACTTGCGCTTCCTATCTATACAGTGATTATCTTTGCCTTTATGAAGCCGTTTGAAAAGATGAATCGGGATACCATGGAAGCTAATGCGGTTCTGTCTTCTTCTATTATCGAGGACATCAACGGTATTGAGACTGTTAAATCTTTGACCAGTGAAAGTCAGCGTTACCAAAAGATTGACAAGGAATTTGTAGCTTATCTGAAAAAATCCTTTGCCTATAGTCGGGCAGAAAGTCAGCAAAAGGCTCTGAAAAAAGTTGCCCAGCTCCTGCTCAATGTTGCCGTTCTCTGGCTGGGAGCTATTCTTGTCATGGATGGAAAAATGAGTTTGGGCCAGCTGATTACCTATAATACTTTGCTTGTTTACTTTACCAATCCTTTGGAAAATATCATTAACCTACAAACCAAACTTCAGACAGCGCAGGTTGCCAATAATCGTCTGAACGAGGTTTATCTAGTAGCTTCGGAGTTTGAGGAGAAGAAAACGGTAGAAGATTTGAGCATGATGAAGGGAGAGATGACCTTCAAGCAGGTTCACTACAAGTATGGCTATGGTCGTGACGTCTTGTCGGATATCAATTTGACCATTCCACAAGGGTCTAAGATAGCTTTTGTGGGGATTTCAGGTTCGGGTAAGACCACCTTAGCCAAAATGATGGTTAATTTTTACGACCCAAGTCAGGGAGAGATTAGTCTGGGTGGTGTCAATCTTAATCAGATTGACAAAAAGGCTTTGCGTCAGTATATCAACTACCTGCCTCAACAGCCCTATGTCTTTAACGGAACGATTTTGGAGAATCTTCTCCTTGGAGCCAAGGAGGGGACGACTCAGGAAGATATCTTACGAGCAGTCGAGTTGGCAGAGATTCGGGAGGATATTGAGCGCATGCCTCTGAATTATCAGACAGAATTGACTTCGGATGGGGCTGGAATTTCAGGTGGGCAACGGCAGAGAATCGCTCTGGCGCGTGCTCTCTTGACGGATGCACCTGTCTTGATCTTGGACGAGGCGACCAGCAGTCTGGATATCTTGACAGAGAAGCGGATCGTGGATAATCTCATGACACTAGACAAGACCCTTATTTTCATCGCCCACCGCTTGACCATCGCTGAGCGGACAGAGAAGGTTGTTGTCTTGGATCAGGGCAAGATTGTCGAAGAAGGCACCCCTGCAGACTTGCTTGCACAGGATGGCTTTTATGCCCATTTGGTGAATAGCTAG
- a CDS encoding bacteriocin: MEKSILKFETMIDTDLQEIQGGAFPLLIPVAVGFVKGFVYTGGAILTTRALFSGK, encoded by the coding sequence ATGGAAAAATCTATTTTAAAATTTGAAACAATGATTGATACGGACTTGCAGGAAATTCAAGGGGGAGCCTTTCCCCTTCTTATCCCTGTGGCAGTTGGTTTTGTAAAAGGTTTTGTATATACAGGTGGAGCTATTTTAACAACTCGAGCACTCTTTTCAGGTAAATAG